Genomic segment of Salvelinus sp. IW2-2015 linkage group LG17, ASM291031v2, whole genome shotgun sequence:
TGAAAAATTAAATATGTGTCAACACCTGAAAACAATCAACCAGCAAACAAACCAACCAGCAGCTGGCTGAAGTAGGacagggtggagggatggagataaAGATGCAGGTGTGTGGGCAGCAGTGAGTGCTAACAGCCATGGTCGTTCTCTTCCATGCTTATGCTGCCTGAGCAGCTGCTGTCCTTAGAGGCCCCGGgcgagacagaggagagcagggggTCTCCCCCTCCCACCGGGGACAAGGTGTCGTCCATCCGGAGCTCGCCTGAGATTCCCCCGTGGCCCTCAGTGTAAGGAGAGGCTTCATCATTGAGCTCCAAGGTGGTGGACTGAACCTGGTCTGGAGTGCAGGCTGGGTGGTGTTGGTGCTGGGGGTCGACAGGGTACAGATCCTGGTGGAAATCTCCCAGGGCTGGCTCCTGCTTGATGCCTCGGGCTGAGAGCTCCGCTGAGCAGAGGGCAGACGAGTCTGTGGTCAGACCATGGGCACGAGCCTGCATCTCCAACTCCTGAACCcatcaagaaagaaagaaagatagaaacaAACAGAAAGCGAGAGTGTTATCAACATGGTCTGTCTGTCAGCTGCATAACTAAAACCATCCAGAGGATAGAAGAGCCCATCTCAAttcaagaggctttattggcatgggaaacatatgttaacattgccaaagcaagtgaagtagattatatacaaaagtgaaataaacaataaaaatgaacagtaaacattacactcacagaagttccaaaagaataaagacattacaaatgtcatattatgtatatatacagtgttgtaacaatgtgcaaatggttaaagtacaaaagggaaaataaataagcataaatatgggttgtacttacaatggtgtttgttcttcactggttgKccttttcttgtggcaacaggtcacaaatcttgctatcCTACTTTGATTGGCTAATACAATATGTGACCTTTTGAAGGCATAGCTAGTAGTTTTCCATCTTTCCCAGTGTGCCACGGCCTACAGTGCTGTACCTGTATCCGCATCATCAGGTGTCTATTGATGTGCTCCAGCTTCTTCTGCCTGTTCTCCAGCTCTTTGGCCCCCTGTTGCTCCCGCTGTAGCTTCCTGATGTAGTCCACCGACGCCTTGAGAATGGTGCCTTTGTTCCAACGCATATCCCTGAGGACCAGAGAGAGGCCCGGCAGGCCAGCAACATTTTATCAGACTGAACTGTTTGCATTCTAGAGTCAACTGACAATGTTCTAACTCACAAAATTCTCAAGGGTATGGATGTACTGGGAATAGACTGAGGCACTGATCTATAATTATCATCCTGTCTAGCCTAGGGTCAATGAACTGTCTGAGCCATGATATATATCTGATAGAAAGACTTCAAATCGACGTCAACATTTAGGCAACTTACGGATCACTTGATTTTGGAATCATGGTTCCCAATTCTTTGATCCGGTCATTGATGTTAAACCTCCGTCTTCTCTCAACTACAGGAAATAGGGGCAAGAAGATCACAATTAGAAACAATGAATCATGATACATTATATAATGAACAGCTAATTTCATAGCATTAAACTTATGTTATGGAATGTGATATTACAGATTATTTCTAAATAACccatattgtattatttttttaacctttatttaactaggcaagtcatattACTAGATAGGTGAGAATTATAGTTGAACAAAACTCACTCAAATTATGGTTATCCTTCTTCTGTCTTTCCTTTGCCATTGCCCTGACCTCTGCTTCTGAAACAAAGCAGTTAGCGTTAATGATTCATCAAAACGAATGGCAAAACATTGATGTTGACACACAACAAAACAGTTATTCCAGAAATATTTTAGTTAGTCgggaagaaaataaatgaaactGTGCTGAGCACACTATAGGCTTAGCAAAGTGCACCAGTGTAACTTAACTGAAATGAGTTAGCTAAGGTAAATATGAATACGCAGACGTACCTACAGGATACCCTTCAGGCCTCTGATAGTTCTCAAACTTGCCACATGATTCTGACTTGTCCATGTGCATAATGGCCGGAGATTGGGAAACTATTTGGCACATAAAATGTTCAATGCATTTCTCCTTATTTTGAATGACAAAATACCCAAGTTTACAATAATCAAAAACAATAGTAATGCAAAGCACATGCATAGAAATGTTTCTGACCCTTTTAGCATATTTCTCAATCACAAAGGCCTGGAGAATAATTTGCAACACCATGTATGAATCTGAATGTTTTTCATGTCATggggttttgctcacctgagtaTTCCCTTTTGATGTTGGGCAAGTTGGCAGGGCAGGAGTTGATGGCCAGTCCTGGAGGGGGCA
This window contains:
- the LOC111976225 gene encoding microphthalmia-associated transcription factor-like isoform X2, which translates into the protein MQAESGIVPDFEVGEEFQEEPKTYYELKSQPLKKNSNPSDQPCSSSKPPLGSSTTTSRILLRQQLMREQLQEQERREQQRRQASSTSQYPQITAAHNHTHGQTPAINVSAPPSLPPASQLPMEVLKVQTHLENPTKYHIQQAQQQQVKRYLGKIGSLPCPNQPADHGGMPPGPGNSAPNSPMALLTLNINCEKEMDDVIDDIISLESSYNDDILGLMDPRLQMANMITVNTNLLELYGNQGMPPPGLAINSCPANLPNIKREYSVSQSPAIMHMDKSESCGKFENYQRPEGYPVAEVRAMAKERQKKDNHNLIERRRRFNINDRIKELGTMIPKSSDPDMRWNKGTILKASVDYIRKLQREQQGAKELENRQKKLEHINRHLMMRIQELEMQARAHGLTTDSSALCSAELSARGIKQEPALGDFHQDLYPVDPQHQHHPACTPDQVQSTTLELNDEASPYTEGHGGISGELRMDDTLSPVGGGDPLLSSVSPGASKDSSCSGSISMEENDHGC
- the LOC111976225 gene encoding microphthalmia-associated transcription factor-like isoform X1; translation: MQAESGIVPDFEVGEEFQEEPKTYYELKSQPLKKNSNPSDQPCSSSKPPLGSSTTTSRILLRQQLMREQLQEQERREQQRRQASSTSQYPQITAAHNHTHGQTPAINVSAPPSLPPASQLPMEVLKVQTHLENPTKYHIQQAQQQQVKRYLGKIGSLPCPNQPADHGGMPPGPGNSAPNSPMALLTLNINCEKEMDDVIDDIISLESSYNDDILGLMDPRLQMANMITVNTNLLELYGNQGMPPPGLAINSCPANLPNIKREYSVSQSPAIMHMDKSESCGKFENYQRPEGYPVEAEVRAMAKERQKKDNHNLIERRRRFNINDRIKELGTMIPKSSDPDMRWNKGTILKASVDYIRKLQREQQGAKELENRQKKLEHINRHLMMRIQELEMQARAHGLTTDSSALCSAELSARGIKQEPALGDFHQDLYPVDPQHQHHPACTPDQVQSTTLELNDEASPYTEGHGGISGELRMDDTLSPVGGGDPLLSSVSPGASKDSSCSGSISMEENDHGC